From Polaribacter butkevichii, a single genomic window includes:
- a CDS encoding type I restriction endonuclease subunit R, with protein sequence MHSQTNEQALEAAIEKTLTGTCLEDIKKQGTSVDVVNENAEIYRTGKGYYIGQPANFNAQFAIDEQFFWDFLESTQKEELEKLQKQSDWKLKILNRYERLVKKYGILYLLKKGLQVDDAHFTLFYQLPLASSSQQVKDNFAKNRFSETRQLRYSRDNPREEIDMVLFINGLPIVTMELKNHWTGQNARVHGQHQYKTQRDTKQPLLQFARCVVHFAVDTDEAYMTTKLDGINTFFLPFNKGNNHGKGNPTLPDGATGHRTNYLWNEVFTRESLANIIQHFVRLDGKKKDPIQTKTLFFPRYHQMDVVRKIIEDASKKGVGQTYLIQHSAGSGKSNSITWAAYQLIETYPENSNVPGIKDVERPLFDSVIVVTDRRLLDKQIRDNIASFSEVKNIIAPAYSSKELRDSLEQGKKIIITTIQKFPFIIDGIADLSEKRFAVIIDEAHSSQSGSAHDNMNRAMGQQFNEEEAADAQDKIVQAMQSRKMRGNASYLAFTATPKPITLEKFGVKQEDGSFIPFHLYSMKQAIEEGFILDVLANYTTLKSYYEIEKSIEDNPLFDAAKAQKKLRAYVEQHQQTINTKAEIILDHFIPKIVNQKKLKGKAKAMVVTQSIESAIRYYKALQSVLKDKGHPFKIAIAFSGTKTVDGIEYSEAEMNGFAEKDTRIKFDEDEYRILVVANKYLTGFDQPKLCAMYVDKKLQGVLAVQALSRLNRAATKLGKKTEDVFVLDFFNPSADIKTSFDPFYTATSLSEATDVNVLHELKDVLDDVGVYEWSEVENFNELFFNKADAQVLSPIIERAAERFVNELELEDEDKADFKIKAKQFVKIYGQMASILPFEILNWEKLYWFLKFLIPKLPIVDPAIDALDELLSSIDLSTYGLERVRLNETIELDASETAVDPQNPTPRGAYGSDEEQDPLDLIIQSFNERWFQGWDATPDDQRVKFISLTKSIQAHPDFESKYLNNTDEQNKSIAFEKIMNDVMAQQRKQELDLYRLYAKDDAFKIALFDTMKRMASVGK encoded by the coding sequence ATGCATAGCCAAACCAACGAACAAGCTTTAGAAGCAGCCATAGAAAAAACTTTAACAGGAACTTGTTTAGAGGATATTAAAAAACAAGGAACATCTGTAGATGTAGTAAACGAAAATGCAGAAATATATAGAACAGGCAAAGGCTATTATATTGGTCAACCTGCTAACTTTAACGCACAGTTCGCCATAGATGAGCAATTTTTTTGGGACTTTTTAGAAAGCACACAAAAAGAAGAATTAGAAAAGCTACAAAAGCAAAGCGACTGGAAATTGAAAATTCTAAACCGTTATGAGCGTTTGGTTAAAAAGTATGGTATTCTGTATCTGCTTAAAAAAGGCTTACAAGTAGATGATGCGCATTTTACCTTGTTTTACCAATTACCATTGGCTAGTAGTAGTCAACAAGTTAAAGACAACTTTGCTAAAAACCGTTTTAGTGAGACCAGACAATTGCGCTATAGTAGAGACAACCCAAGAGAAGAAATAGACATGGTTTTGTTTATTAATGGTTTGCCAATTGTTACAATGGAATTAAAAAACCATTGGACAGGACAAAATGCCAGAGTGCATGGACAACACCAATATAAAACCCAACGCGATACCAAACAACCTTTATTACAATTTGCACGTTGTGTAGTTCATTTTGCTGTAGACACCGATGAAGCCTATATGACTACGAAATTAGATGGTATAAACACGTTTTTCTTACCATTTAATAAAGGAAATAATCACGGTAAAGGAAATCCTACATTGCCTGATGGTGCAACAGGACATAGAACCAATTATTTATGGAATGAAGTATTTACAAGAGAAAGTTTAGCAAATATCATTCAGCACTTTGTACGTTTAGATGGTAAAAAGAAAGACCCTATACAAACAAAAACATTGTTCTTTCCAAGATACCACCAAATGGACGTGGTACGAAAAATAATAGAAGATGCTAGTAAAAAAGGTGTAGGGCAAACCTATTTAATTCAGCATTCTGCAGGTTCAGGTAAATCGAATTCTATTACTTGGGCAGCGTATCAATTGATTGAAACCTATCCAGAAAACAGCAATGTACCAGGAATAAAAGATGTAGAAAGACCATTATTTGATTCTGTGATTGTAGTTACAGACAGACGTTTGTTAGACAAGCAAATTCGTGATAATATTGCCAGTTTTTCTGAAGTAAAAAACATTATTGCACCCGCATATTCATCCAAAGAACTAAGAGATAGTTTAGAGCAAGGCAAGAAAATAATTATTACAACGATTCAGAAATTTCCATTTATTATAGATGGCATTGCAGATTTAAGCGAAAAGCGTTTTGCGGTTATTATTGACGAAGCGCATTCTAGCCAAAGTGGTTCGGCTCATGATAACATGAACAGAGCCATGGGGCAACAATTTAATGAAGAAGAAGCTGCCGATGCGCAAGATAAAATTGTACAAGCCATGCAATCCCGTAAAATGCGAGGGAACGCAAGTTATTTAGCATTTACAGCAACACCAAAACCAATTACTTTAGAAAAGTTTGGGGTAAAACAAGAAGATGGTAGTTTTATACCTTTTCATTTATACTCTATGAAGCAAGCTATTGAGGAAGGTTTCATATTAGATGTCTTAGCAAATTACACTACGTTAAAAAGTTATTACGAAATAGAAAAATCTATTGAAGATAACCCCTTGTTTGATGCAGCAAAAGCACAGAAGAAATTGCGTGCGTATGTAGAACAACATCAACAGACTATTAATACCAAAGCAGAAATAATACTCGATCATTTTATTCCGAAAATAGTCAATCAGAAAAAACTAAAAGGAAAAGCAAAAGCTATGGTAGTAACACAAAGTATCGAATCTGCAATTCGTTACTACAAAGCTTTACAAAGTGTTTTAAAGGACAAAGGACATCCGTTTAAAATTGCAATTGCCTTTTCTGGAACAAAAACGGTAGATGGTATTGAATATTCCGAAGCAGAAATGAATGGTTTTGCAGAAAAAGACACACGCATTAAATTTGATGAAGACGAGTATAGAATCTTAGTAGTAGCTAATAAATACCTTACAGGATTTGATCAACCTAAGTTATGCGCCATGTATGTAGATAAAAAACTACAAGGTGTTTTAGCAGTACAAGCATTATCTCGTTTAAATAGAGCAGCCACAAAACTAGGAAAGAAAACAGAAGATGTTTTTGTATTGGACTTTTTTAATCCTTCTGCAGATATTAAAACTTCTTTTGATCCTTTTTATACCGCAACTTCATTAAGTGAAGCAACAGATGTAAACGTATTGCATGAATTAAAAGATGTATTGGATGATGTAGGCGTTTATGAATGGAGCGAAGTAGAAAACTTTAACGAGTTATTTTTTAATAAAGCAGACGCACAAGTATTGAGTCCGATTATTGAAAGAGCAGCAGAACGTTTTGTAAACGAACTCGAATTAGAAGATGAAGATAAAGCCGATTTTAAAATAAAAGCCAAACAGTTTGTAAAAATCTACGGACAAATGGCTTCTATTTTACCTTTCGAAATATTGAATTGGGAAAAATTGTACTGGTTTTTAAAGTTTTTAATTCCGAAATTACCAATAGTAGACCCAGCTATTGATGCCCTTGATGAATTGTTAAGTTCTATTGATTTATCTACCTATGGTTTAGAGCGAGTACGTTTAAATGAAACCATAGAATTAGACGCTTCTGAAACAGCAGTAGATCCGCAAAACCCAACACCTAGAGGTGCTTACGGTAGTGATGAAGAACAAGATCCTTTAGATTTAATTATACAGAGTTTTAATGAGCGTTGGTTTCAGGGTTGGGATGCAACACCCGATGACCAACGCGTAAAGTTTATTAGTTTAACAAAATCGATACAAGCACACCCAGATTTTGAGTCTAAATATTTAAATAATACAGATGAACAAAACAAAAGCATAGCGTTTGAAAAAATAATGAATGACGTTATGGCGCAGCAACGTAAACAAGAACTCGATTTATATAGATTGTACGCAAAAGATGATGCCTTTAAAATAGCACTTTTTGATACGATGAAGAGAATGGCTAGTGTTGGAAAGTGA
- a CDS encoding DUF262 domain-containing protein: MSKNKSMEEVSVEQLISNYNLVVPEIQREYVWGLNTHGILETFISDIKEGYKSHKKDQNKSNKELEVLNKLFLQADNLAKDSIKKMILELGVNENPINIGFLYSYRPDYYVYNDRNEDVYLIDGQQRFTTLFFMLFYLAIKENRKEDFIELFRFNKELEKIAFDYRVRTLTHNFFIDLISNSHSVEDLNQIQSKNWFLSNYKNDITVNSIVGNIKSNSLTGTLPILDYHFNDDVNKYFDYVKTQIKFWHFKTEETSQGEELYITMNSRGQQLADNENVRARLFEEETIRANQLEWSEKWENWQDFFWKHRNKKDINASADNGFNELLRWVCVIEMFDNNIRLEDEEGYSTDLKKLIKGDSSLKLPIKYLGIQKIEHLMSAVKYLFETLPNNLEKIKEGYSLYKNFNLISEYWLSSKEKGLTQIELFRLLPILKYVSIRLQDGKTIDDLQLFRLIRFFYNLRQDDTVGKTPDVQLLNALDLVSIMGIDNDDITSIVELKGVSKSLLNKEESKKLNYLKSVDDRTKLETWFWISEDHTEAKGKISHIIELGERACAEFDLKFDSELYLKVLKAYRQLILNDAKIWGNFLNTKLYNVNNDRIQYAYSLYRNEDYLDCAYERYLNPVDTIEVFFEKKQKQFIKEYANEKEMFEEESYKKQLYIYYILNTQIKGEWVWDGNWNFGAFNYEMDSSYKSLFKNNNENIIFQKYNQQWRYSYGYNPQNGIYTQHNYDEQYNYFQELINWANK; the protein is encoded by the coding sequence ATGAGTAAAAATAAATCTATGGAAGAAGTATCTGTTGAGCAATTAATTTCTAATTATAATTTAGTTGTACCAGAAATACAACGAGAATATGTTTGGGGTTTAAATACACATGGTATATTAGAAACTTTTATTTCAGACATAAAAGAAGGGTATAAATCACATAAAAAAGACCAAAATAAATCCAATAAAGAATTAGAAGTTTTAAACAAATTATTTCTTCAAGCAGACAACCTAGCTAAAGATTCAATAAAGAAAATGATTTTAGAGTTAGGTGTAAATGAAAACCCTATCAATATTGGGTTTTTGTATTCTTATCGTCCAGATTATTATGTATACAATGATAGAAATGAAGATGTTTATTTAATTGATGGTCAACAACGTTTCACAACACTATTCTTTATGCTTTTCTATTTAGCCATTAAAGAAAATAGAAAAGAGGATTTTATAGAATTGTTTAGGTTTAATAAAGAATTAGAGAAAATAGCATTTGATTATCGAGTAAGAACCTTAACACATAACTTCTTTATCGATTTAATTAGTAATTCTCATTCTGTAGAAGATTTAAATCAAATACAATCTAAAAATTGGTTTTTATCTAATTACAAAAACGATATAACTGTTAACTCTATTGTAGGTAATATTAAAAGTAACTCTTTAACAGGAACCTTACCAATACTTGACTACCATTTTAATGATGATGTAAACAAGTATTTCGATTATGTGAAAACACAGATAAAATTTTGGCATTTCAAGACAGAAGAAACATCGCAAGGAGAAGAACTGTATATTACAATGAACTCTAGAGGACAGCAATTAGCCGATAATGAAAATGTTAGAGCAAGGTTGTTTGAAGAGGAAACTATAAGAGCTAATCAATTAGAATGGAGTGAAAAATGGGAAAATTGGCAAGATTTTTTCTGGAAACATAGAAACAAAAAGGATATTAATGCTTCAGCAGATAACGGTTTTAATGAGTTATTAAGATGGGTTTGTGTCATTGAAATGTTTGATAACAATATTCGTTTGGAAGACGAAGAAGGTTACAGCACGGATTTAAAAAAACTAATAAAAGGTGATAGTAGTTTAAAGCTACCTATTAAATATTTAGGTATTCAAAAAATTGAACACTTAATGTCTGCTGTTAAGTATTTGTTTGAAACTTTGCCTAATAATTTAGAAAAGATAAAGGAAGGTTATTCACTATACAAAAACTTCAATTTGATTAGTGAATATTGGTTGTCTTCAAAAGAAAAAGGATTAACGCAAATAGAATTATTTAGATTATTACCTATTTTAAAATATGTATCAATAAGATTACAAGATGGTAAGACAATTGATGATTTACAGTTATTTAGACTTATTAGATTTTTCTATAATTTAAGACAAGATGATACAGTTGGTAAAACACCAGACGTTCAACTGTTAAATGCTCTTGACTTAGTTTCAATAATGGGTATTGATAATGATGATATTACCTCAATAGTTGAATTAAAAGGAGTTTCAAAATCTTTATTAAATAAGGAAGAATCAAAAAAGCTAAACTATTTAAAAAGTGTTGATGATAGAACAAAACTTGAAACGTGGTTTTGGATTTCGGAAGACCATACAGAAGCAAAAGGTAAAATTTCTCACATTATAGAATTGGGAGAAAGGGCTTGTGCAGAATTTGATTTAAAATTTGATTCTGAGTTATATTTAAAAGTTCTAAAAGCATATCGTCAGCTTATTCTCAATGATGCTAAAATTTGGGGCAACTTTTTGAATACAAAACTGTATAATGTGAATAATGATAGAATTCAATATGCATATAGTTTATATAGAAATGAAGACTATCTTGATTGTGCTTATGAGCGTTATTTAAATCCAGTTGATACTATAGAAGTTTTCTTTGAAAAGAAACAAAAACAATTCATCAAAGAATACGCTAACGAAAAAGAAATGTTTGAAGAAGAAAGTTATAAAAAACAATTATATATCTACTATATTCTAAACACTCAGATAAAAGGAGAATGGGTTTGGGATGGAAATTGGAATTTTGGAGCTTTTAATTACGAAATGGATAGTAGTTATAAAAGTTTATTTAAAAATAACAACGAAAATATTATTTTCCAAAAGTATAATCAACAATGGAGATATAGTTATGGGTATAATCCGCAAAACGGTATTTATACTCAACATAATTATGACGAACAATACAACTATTTTCAAGAATTAATTAATTGGGCAAATAAATAG
- a CDS encoding DUF262 domain-containing protein, translating into MSQLLYSIEEVFSNKEYLKQQEKNFYNIPLYQRGYKWEPKHVTKLLVDIDNFQVSDAKFYCLQNITIVPKDNYFNIVDGQQRLTTLTIILAYLQEEELVYNKVRFPENSIRKETNRFLNEIITKQDVSFPEEDWDVFIDENKDYDHQDIYHIFQVYKTIDKWFEEKESQLSFSKENYRNKLLKHVKFIINKIDDKTSSEEKIFGNLNSKRIPLDGADLVRAVLITRVAKEEGKREADIKNIVRVNERRVKIGWQLDQINNWWSKENVRHYFSKFVSVSSERIGTIKLFDDNKYPINILYLLFAEKKGEEVLTLELIEKNNNDALGLYKEIIKLNSTLQDWFQDKEIYHYLGFLFNQKLKRDFNYSTVWQLWEDCNTRDLFKEELIKEMKSSLMTDDELISFVDTSINWYKKEPRKLVSALILMDIIHSIKNNQPFLPYSSFNKATNDIEHIFPQNPENIKDKKAYIVFLNTYVVAKDSQFDVSEFDLNKDDDEYLDTVDDFIETQIEAINIDSIGNLVLLYNSLNRSISNNPYAKKRARIIEYFNKGNFIQPHTFQVFVRYFNDDSNDVKDFEHWTNNDIEANAKRIDTEINNFFKTDSDE; encoded by the coding sequence ATGAGTCAACTATTATACAGTATTGAAGAAGTCTTTTCTAACAAAGAATATCTAAAACAACAAGAAAAGAATTTTTATAATATTCCATTATATCAACGTGGCTATAAATGGGAGCCTAAACATGTAACTAAGCTATTAGTAGATATTGATAATTTTCAAGTTTCAGATGCTAAGTTTTATTGTTTACAAAACATTACAATTGTACCTAAAGACAACTACTTTAATATTGTAGATGGTCAACAACGTTTAACAACTCTTACCATAATACTTGCTTATTTACAGGAAGAGGAATTGGTATATAACAAAGTTCGGTTTCCCGAAAACTCTATTAGAAAAGAAACTAATCGTTTTTTAAATGAAATAATAACGAAGCAAGATGTTAGTTTTCCAGAAGAAGATTGGGATGTATTTATTGATGAGAATAAAGATTATGACCATCAAGACATCTATCATATTTTTCAGGTCTATAAAACTATTGATAAATGGTTTGAAGAAAAAGAGAGTCAGCTTTCCTTCTCGAAAGAAAACTACAGAAATAAATTATTAAAGCACGTAAAATTTATTATCAATAAAATAGATGATAAAACATCTAGTGAAGAGAAGATTTTTGGAAACCTAAACTCAAAACGTATTCCTTTAGATGGTGCAGATTTAGTAAGAGCGGTTTTAATTACACGTGTAGCTAAAGAAGAAGGTAAAAGAGAAGCCGATATTAAGAATATAGTACGTGTAAACGAGAGACGTGTTAAAATTGGTTGGCAACTAGACCAAATTAATAATTGGTGGAGTAAAGAAAATGTAAGACATTATTTTTCAAAATTTGTTTCTGTTTCTTCAGAAAGAATTGGTACTATTAAGTTATTTGATGATAATAAATATCCAATTAACATATTGTATTTATTATTCGCTGAAAAAAAGGGTGAAGAGGTTTTAACCTTAGAGCTTATTGAAAAGAACAATAATGATGCATTGGGCTTGTACAAAGAAATAATAAAGTTAAACAGCACATTGCAAGATTGGTTTCAGGATAAAGAAATTTACCATTATTTAGGTTTTTTATTTAATCAAAAACTAAAAAGAGATTTTAATTATTCAACGGTTTGGCAATTATGGGAAGATTGTAATACTAGAGATTTATTTAAAGAGGAGTTGATAAAGGAAATGAAGTCTTCCTTAATGACAGATGATGAACTTATTAGTTTTGTAGATACAAGTATTAATTGGTATAAGAAAGAACCAAGAAAGTTAGTAAGTGCTTTAATACTAATGGACATTATCCATTCTATAAAAAACAACCAACCATTCCTACCTTATAGTTCATTTAATAAAGCAACAAACGATATTGAGCATATTTTCCCTCAAAACCCTGAAAATATTAAGGATAAAAAAGCTTACATAGTATTTTTAAATACATATGTAGTTGCGAAAGATAGTCAATTCGATGTTTCAGAATTTGATTTAAATAAAGATGATGATGAGTACCTAGATACAGTTGATGATTTTATTGAAACTCAAATTGAAGCTATAAATATAGATTCAATAGGGAATTTAGTTTTACTTTATAATTCTTTAAACAGAAGTATTAGTAACAATCCTTATGCTAAAAAAAGAGCTAGAATAATAGAATATTTTAATAAGGGCAATTTTATTCAGCCACATACTTTTCAAGTTTTTGTCAGGTATTTTAATGATGACTCTAATGATGTAAAAGATTTTGAACATTGGACAAACAATGACATAGAAGCTAATGCAAAAAGAATAGATACTGAGATTAATAACTTTTTTAAAACAGATAGCGATGAGTAA
- a CDS encoding PGN_0703 family putative restriction endonuclease, whose product MNGEKYIKAKQRIWAKSEGHKLTGGTKPKKGEKNYVDDIALNIFNQKLSSETLQDFKKGDGNETKDTNTRLAKMKALHSSSALPVNVFQYWQEKDVSPILFACKLINRRPFNSNTLPNAVRFEQKFEISKDKKLFPKTPNLDVVIENDGKVFAIESKFTEPYKKKQKGLSERYMSDKSFWKGIPHLEELANTISPDNVKFKYLDVAQLVKHILGLKNTPKRKSGFTLLYLWYDVIGKDGAAHRKEIQQFAEIAKKDNIIFRHISYQEVIVNLSNNFYEGNVAYVDYLTNRYL is encoded by the coding sequence ATGAATGGGGAAAAGTACATAAAAGCAAAGCAGAGAATCTGGGCAAAAAGTGAAGGACATAAACTTACAGGAGGTACCAAACCAAAAAAAGGAGAAAAGAATTATGTAGATGATATAGCCTTAAACATTTTTAATCAAAAACTATCAAGCGAAACGCTACAGGATTTCAAGAAAGGTGATGGTAATGAAACTAAAGATACTAATACTAGATTGGCTAAAATGAAAGCGCTGCATTCGTCTTCGGCATTACCTGTAAATGTATTTCAATATTGGCAAGAAAAAGATGTAAGCCCTATACTTTTTGCCTGTAAGTTAATTAATAGAAGACCTTTTAATTCAAATACCTTGCCCAATGCTGTACGATTTGAACAAAAGTTTGAAATAAGTAAAGACAAAAAACTATTTCCAAAAACACCTAATTTGGATGTTGTCATTGAAAATGATGGAAAGGTATTCGCCATAGAATCAAAATTTACAGAGCCTTATAAAAAGAAGCAAAAAGGATTAAGTGAGAGATATATGTCTGATAAATCATTTTGGAAAGGTATTCCTCATTTGGAAGAATTGGCAAATACAATTTCACCCGATAACGTTAAATTTAAATACCTAGATGTAGCACAATTAGTAAAACACATATTGGGTTTAAAGAATACACCGAAGAGAAAGAGCGGTTTTACACTTTTATATCTCTGGTATGATGTGATTGGAAAAGATGGCGCAGCACACAGAAAGGAAATACAGCAATTTGCGGAGATAGCTAAAAAGGATAACATAATATTTAGGCATATAAGCTATCAAGAAGTTATAGTTAATTTATCTAATAACTTTTATGAAGGGAATGTGGCATATGTTGATTATTTAACGAATAGGTATTTGTAA
- a CDS encoding restriction endonuclease subunit S, with amino-acid sequence MVEAKTKIEHYESYRDSGIEWLGKIPEHWKIESFKYILTERNEKNAPIRTKEILSLSIDKGVTLYAEKTTNLDRFKDDFSKYKLAHKGDLVFNSMNMIVGAVGVSGYFGCVSPVYYTYYGKLNNSDTSKFYEYLFRSKIVQGVLYSLGKGLMAIDRGDGKYNTLRLKVSRDDLRSMKLPFPNPSEQTQIVQFLNDKTIKIDEAIAIKRQQITLLKERKQIIIHKAVTRGLDDSVTLKDSGVEWIGEIPEHWKLKRLKYLGYTFAGITGKSGEDFSKEQKEGYKSFVPFTSIFNNVIINTSKHQYVNIRENESQNKVSKNDLLFLMSSETIADIGKCSIYLGEENELYLNSFCKGFRFSNPIINAVFANHLLQSYNYRHYFSLKGRGFTRINIKQEFVLEMPILIPPLSEQKEISEYIETTSQKIETAIGLKQQEIDRLKEYKSSLINGVVTGKVRVC; translated from the coding sequence ATGGTAGAAGCAAAAACAAAAATAGAGCATTACGAAAGCTATAGAGATTCTGGAATAGAATGGTTAGGAAAAATCCCTGAGCACTGGAAGATTGAATCCTTTAAATATATTCTAACAGAGCGTAATGAAAAAAATGCACCTATCAGAACTAAAGAGATTTTATCACTTTCTATTGATAAAGGTGTTACTTTATATGCAGAAAAAACTACAAATTTAGACAGATTCAAAGATGATTTTTCCAAATATAAGTTAGCTCATAAAGGCGATTTAGTGTTTAATAGTATGAATATGATTGTTGGAGCAGTTGGTGTTTCAGGCTATTTTGGCTGTGTAAGTCCTGTTTATTATACATACTATGGAAAACTTAATAATTCTGATACTTCAAAGTTTTATGAGTATTTGTTTAGAAGTAAAATTGTTCAAGGTGTTTTATATAGTCTTGGAAAAGGATTAATGGCTATTGATAGAGGTGATGGAAAATATAATACTCTGAGGTTAAAAGTTTCTAGAGATGATTTACGGTCTATGAAATTGCCATTTCCTAACCCTTCAGAACAAACCCAAATAGTACAGTTTTTAAACGATAAAACCATCAAAATAGACGAGGCTATTGCTATTAAACGGCAACAAATAACTTTACTTAAAGAACGCAAACAAATTATAATACACAAAGCCGTAACACGTGGTTTAGATGATAGTGTGACGTTGAAAGATTCTGGTGTGGAGTGGATTGGTGAGATTCCTGAGCATTGGAAGCTAAAGCGATTAAAATATTTAGGATATACATTTGCGGGAATAACAGGGAAATCTGGTGAAGATTTTAGTAAAGAACAAAAAGAAGGGTATAAGTCATTTGTCCCTTTTACTAGTATATTTAACAATGTAATAATAAATACTTCGAAGCATCAATATGTAAATATCAGAGAGAATGAATCTCAAAATAAAGTAAGTAAGAATGATTTATTATTTCTGATGAGTAGTGAAACTATAGCCGATATAGGCAAATGTTCTATTTATTTAGGAGAGGAAAATGAATTGTATTTAAATTCATTTTGTAAAGGTTTTAGATTCAGTAACCCTATAATAAATGCTGTTTTTGCAAACCACCTATTGCAATCATACAACTATAGACATTATTTTTCGCTGAAAGGAAGAGGTTTTACTAGGATAAATATTAAGCAAGAATTTGTGTTAGAAATGCCAATACTGATTCCACCACTTTCAGAACAAAAAGAAATTTCAGAATATATAGAAACAACTTCACAAAAAATTGAAACAGCTATTGGTTTAAAACAGCAAGAAATAGATAGGTTAAAAGAGTATAAGAGTAGTTTAATAAATGGGGTTGTAACTGGTAAGGTTAGGGTTTGTTAG